A region of Pseudarthrobacter sp. NIBRBAC000502770 DNA encodes the following proteins:
- a CDS encoding AMP-binding protein, with protein MRAYTAGDTDVPLLEETIGANFERVAAQFPLHDALIEAAPVPGGDARRWSYTKMNDDVDRLARALLALGVAKGERVGIWSPNCAEWTLLQYATAKIGAILVNVNPAYRSHELEFVVKQNGMRMLVTAPSDTNSDYVAMGRQALLTCPDLQELVFLPDHGLDALNAGSPEGDAELTYGELLKRADAVGHSRLLARMAELSPHDPINLQYTSGTTGFPKGATLTHHNILNNGFAIGELLGYTERDRVVIPVPFYHCFGMVIGNLNALSHGAATIIPGRGFSPAAALEAVQDFEGTSLYGVPTMFIAELALPDFGSYDLSTLRTGVMAGSLCPIEVMNRVIAEMNMVDVAICYGMTETSPVSTMTRKGDTLQQRTETVGRTMPQLESKIVDPATGEDLERGQIGELCTRGYAVMAGYWDQPDKTAEAIDAEGWMHTGDLARMDDDGYVVVEGRIKDMVIRGGENIYPREIEEFLYTHPDIQDVQVIGVPDTRYGEELMACIILKPGAGPLDAASLAEFCRGRLAHYKIPRYVEVRESFPMTVSGKIRKVQMREEAVARLGL; from the coding sequence ATGCGTGCTTACACAGCCGGGGACACTGACGTCCCGCTCCTGGAGGAAACCATTGGCGCGAACTTTGAGCGCGTCGCCGCGCAGTTTCCCCTCCACGACGCCCTGATCGAGGCCGCGCCGGTGCCGGGCGGCGATGCCCGCCGCTGGAGCTATACCAAGATGAACGACGACGTCGACCGGCTGGCCCGCGCGCTCCTCGCCCTGGGCGTCGCCAAGGGGGAGAGGGTGGGCATCTGGAGCCCCAACTGCGCCGAATGGACGCTGCTGCAGTACGCCACCGCCAAGATCGGCGCCATCCTGGTCAACGTCAACCCGGCCTACCGCAGCCATGAACTCGAATTCGTGGTCAAGCAGAACGGCATGCGCATGCTGGTCACGGCGCCGTCGGACACCAACAGCGATTACGTGGCCATGGGCCGCCAGGCCCTCCTCACCTGCCCGGACCTGCAGGAGCTCGTCTTCCTTCCGGACCACGGCCTGGATGCGCTGAACGCCGGCAGCCCGGAAGGCGATGCGGAGCTGACCTACGGCGAGCTGCTCAAGCGTGCCGACGCCGTCGGGCACTCGCGCCTGTTGGCCCGCATGGCCGAACTCAGCCCGCACGATCCCATCAACCTGCAGTACACCTCCGGCACCACAGGCTTCCCCAAGGGCGCCACGCTGACCCACCACAACATCCTGAACAACGGCTTCGCGATCGGTGAACTGCTGGGCTATACGGAGCGTGACCGCGTGGTCATCCCGGTGCCCTTCTACCACTGCTTCGGGATGGTGATCGGCAACCTGAATGCGCTCAGCCACGGTGCCGCGACCATCATTCCGGGCCGTGGCTTCTCGCCCGCCGCCGCGCTCGAGGCCGTCCAGGACTTCGAGGGGACCTCCCTGTACGGCGTGCCCACCATGTTCATCGCCGAGCTCGCGCTGCCCGATTTCGGTTCGTACGATCTCTCCACGCTGCGCACCGGGGTCATGGCGGGCTCACTGTGTCCCATCGAGGTAATGAACCGGGTTATCGCGGAGATGAACATGGTGGACGTGGCCATCTGCTACGGCATGACGGAGACCTCGCCGGTGTCCACCATGACGCGCAAGGGCGACACGCTGCAGCAGCGCACCGAGACCGTGGGCCGCACCATGCCGCAACTGGAGAGCAAGATCGTGGATCCTGCCACCGGGGAAGACCTGGAACGCGGGCAGATCGGCGAACTCTGCACCCGCGGCTACGCCGTCATGGCTGGATACTGGGACCAGCCGGACAAGACCGCCGAGGCCATCGACGCGGAGGGCTGGATGCACACCGGGGACCTGGCCCGCATGGACGACGACGGCTATGTGGTGGTGGAAGGCCGGATCAAGGACATGGTGATCCGGGGCGGCGAGAACATCTACCCCCGCGAGATCGAGGAATTCCTCTACACCCACCCGGACATCCAGGACGTCCAGGTCATCGGGGTCCCGGACACCCGGTACGGTGAGGAGCTGATGGCCTGCATCATCCTCAAACCGGGTGCCGGGCCCCTTGACGCCGCCTCCCTGGCAGAGTTTTGCCGGGGGCGTCTGGCGCACTACAAGATACCCCGGTACGTGGAGGTCCGGGAGAGCTTCCCCATGACGGTCTCCGGGAAGATCCGCAAAGTCCAGATGCGCGAGGAAGCGGTGGCCCGGCTGGGGCTCTAG
- a CDS encoding putative quinol monooxygenase — MSAPIDLIATFIPNDGEFHRVKLALEIAIDEVVKEPGCIQYELTEATEEKLVLTEQWASQEDLDRHSKGIAVQDLNESLSALLAEPVKVERV, encoded by the coding sequence ATGAGTGCACCCATTGACCTGATAGCAACGTTCATCCCCAACGACGGCGAGTTCCACCGCGTCAAGCTGGCCCTGGAAATCGCCATCGACGAGGTGGTGAAGGAGCCAGGCTGCATCCAGTACGAACTGACCGAAGCCACCGAGGAGAAGCTTGTCCTGACCGAGCAGTGGGCCTCCCAGGAGGACCTGGACAGGCACTCCAAGGGCATCGCGGTGCAGGACCTGAACGAATCGCTGAGCGCCCTGCTGGCCGAACCGGTCAAGGTGGAACGCGTCTAG
- a CDS encoding co-chaperone YbbN: MATLDITGEQFASTIEGNDIVLVDFWAEWCGPCKQFGPTYSTVSEKHPDVLFTKVDTEAEQQLAAEAGITSIPTLMAFREKVLVFSQPGALNAQQLEQVVDAVKALDMEEVHAHVAKQREEAAAAAGKPAGQGGPQDGTQIPDF, from the coding sequence ATGGCTACCCTTGACATCACAGGTGAACAGTTCGCATCGACGATCGAAGGAAACGACATTGTCCTGGTCGATTTCTGGGCAGAGTGGTGCGGTCCCTGCAAGCAGTTCGGGCCCACGTACTCCACCGTTTCCGAGAAGCACCCGGACGTCCTCTTCACCAAGGTGGACACCGAAGCGGAGCAGCAGCTCGCGGCGGAGGCAGGCATTACCTCCATCCCCACACTGATGGCCTTCCGCGAAAAGGTGCTGGTGTTCTCCCAGCCGGGCGCGCTGAACGCCCAGCAGCTGGAACAGGTGGTTGACGCCGTGAAGGCGCTGGACATGGAAGAAGTCCACGCCCATGTGGCCAAGCAGCGCGAGGAAGCGGCAGCCGCGGCGGGCAAGCCTGCCGGCCAGGGCGGACCGCAGGACGGCACCCAGATCCCCGACTTCTAA
- a CDS encoding acyl-CoA thioesterase — protein MHLLLRTLLLLFRSGRRPQLAVWDPASLPLRVLPTDIDIAMHVNNGMYLSLMDLGRFDLMVRSGVWKRMRRRGWSPVVSAETISFRKSLQLWQEYAIETRIIGLDTKAIFFEQRMVADGEIYARAYIATRLVTKGGPVSQDDILAEFGTPPEDLVLPEWIHEWRASIALPGSRTPAPHLWDATA, from the coding sequence ATGCACCTGCTCCTGAGAACCCTCCTCCTGCTCTTCCGCTCCGGCCGCCGTCCGCAGTTAGCGGTGTGGGACCCGGCGTCCCTGCCCCTGCGCGTCCTGCCGACGGACATCGACATCGCCATGCACGTCAACAACGGCATGTACCTGTCCCTGATGGACCTGGGCCGGTTCGACCTCATGGTGCGCAGCGGCGTCTGGAAGCGGATGCGCCGCCGCGGCTGGAGCCCTGTGGTGTCCGCGGAAACCATCTCCTTCCGCAAGTCGCTGCAGCTGTGGCAGGAGTACGCCATCGAGACCCGCATCATCGGGCTGGACACCAAGGCGATCTTCTTCGAGCAGAGGATGGTGGCCGACGGCGAGATTTACGCCCGTGCCTATATCGCCACCCGGCTGGTCACCAAGGGCGGTCCGGTCAGCCAGGACGACATCCTCGCGGAGTTCGGCACCCCGCCGGAGGACCTGGTCCTCCCCGAATGGATCCACGAATGGCGCGCCTCCATCGCCCTCCCCGGCAGCCGCACCCCCGCCCCGCACCTGTGGGATGCCACCGCCTGA
- a CDS encoding LysM domain-containing protein, with product MKQPTIPSPDNASRSFATDEPRTDLTTGRPAISNKLWAGMATAAVVAAVGVGALAAPPVSLDGSTTAAAQVAEAAPPPPSAASEPSDAAGPGAAAVPAAAAQPEAPAAEAPPAPPVEPVAAPAPAPEPAPAPEPAGDPNLYTVIPGDTVGAIAAAHGVDMNAMLAANGLGAFSIIFPGQTLLLTGPPIAVAEPAPAPAPAAAPAAAAAPAAAPAPAPAPVVVPAAPAVRTIYVAGSGGQSMVDACIGPIHYTPNDGFSLFITEHDFCGGWARFSGIGVGEAVSIPGYGTYTVTGRGTVPNPGTTNDVIAVFGGFPRAILQTCIPGTSTMLLIALN from the coding sequence ATGAAACAGCCAACAATCCCCTCCCCCGACAACGCGAGCAGAAGCTTCGCCACCGACGAACCGCGTACCGACCTCACCACCGGCCGCCCGGCCATCAGCAACAAGCTATGGGCCGGCATGGCCACCGCGGCGGTGGTGGCCGCAGTGGGCGTCGGCGCACTTGCAGCACCACCGGTGTCCCTTGACGGGAGCACGACGGCGGCGGCCCAGGTGGCGGAGGCCGCCCCACCACCGCCCAGCGCCGCGTCCGAACCAAGTGACGCGGCCGGGCCCGGTGCCGCAGCAGTGCCCGCAGCCGCGGCACAGCCGGAAGCACCCGCGGCAGAGGCGCCCCCTGCCCCGCCAGTGGAACCTGTTGCCGCTCCGGCCCCGGCGCCTGAGCCGGCCCCCGCACCCGAACCTGCGGGTGACCCCAACCTGTACACGGTGATCCCGGGAGACACCGTGGGCGCGATCGCGGCCGCCCATGGCGTGGACATGAATGCCATGCTGGCCGCCAACGGATTGGGTGCCTTCAGCATCATCTTCCCGGGCCAGACGCTTCTGTTGACGGGGCCGCCTATCGCCGTCGCCGAGCCCGCACCTGCTCCGGCTCCCGCGGCCGCCCCCGCCGCCGCAGCAGCACCGGCGGCTGCACCGGCACCCGCCCCGGCTCCCGTCGTCGTGCCGGCTGCTCCTGCCGTCCGGACCATCTACGTGGCAGGTTCGGGTGGCCAGTCCATGGTGGACGCGTGCATCGGGCCGATCCACTACACCCCCAATGATGGATTCTCGCTGTTCATCACCGAGCACGATTTCTGCGGCGGGTGGGCCCGGTTCTCGGGCATCGGCGTGGGTGAGGCGGTAAGCATCCCGGGTTATGGAACGTACACGGTGACCGGGCGAGGCACGGTCCCGAATCCCGGAACCACCAACGACGTCATCGCGGTCTTCGGCGGCTTCCCCAGGGCCATCCTGCAGACCTGCATTCCGGGAACCAGCACGATGCTCCTGATCGCGCTGAACTGA
- a CDS encoding CBS domain-containing protein has translation MSAVREFMTTDARCIRENESLVDAARMMKDLDCGALPICGDDGKLKGMITDRDIVLKCVAAGRDPGQMMARDLASGKPYCVDADANIDEAIGMMEEHRIRRLPVISDHKLVGIISQGDIARNYSEQRVGELVEHISERHTV, from the coding sequence GTGAGTGCCGTACGTGAATTCATGACCACTGATGCGCGATGTATCAGGGAAAACGAGTCCCTTGTGGACGCGGCCCGCATGATGAAGGACCTCGACTGCGGGGCGCTTCCCATCTGCGGTGACGACGGCAAGTTGAAGGGCATGATCACCGACCGCGACATTGTGCTCAAATGCGTTGCCGCCGGCCGCGACCCCGGACAGATGATGGCCCGCGACCTGGCCTCCGGCAAGCCGTACTGCGTTGATGCCGATGCCAACATCGATGAAGCCATCGGCATGATGGAGGAGCACCGGATCCGCAGGCTCCCGGTGATCTCGGACCACAAACTGGTGGGCATCATCAGCCAGGGCGATATTGCCCGCAACTACTCCGAACAGCGCGTGGGTGAACTGGTGGAGCACATCTCAGAACGCCACACCGTGTAG
- a CDS encoding YajQ family cyclic di-GMP-binding protein, with the protein MAGESTFDVVSKVDKQEVANALNQSQKEIAQRYDFKGVGAEIDFSGEKILMKANSEERVKAVLDVFQSKLIKRGISLKSLDEGEPYASGKEYRLEASIKEGIAQDLAKKINKLIRDEGPKSVKSQIQGDELRVSSKSRDDLQATMALLKDFEEADLQFVNFRS; encoded by the coding sequence ATGGCAGGCGAGTCAACGTTCGACGTCGTAAGCAAAGTGGACAAGCAGGAAGTGGCCAACGCGCTCAACCAGTCCCAGAAGGAAATCGCCCAGCGCTATGACTTCAAGGGCGTTGGCGCCGAGATCGACTTCAGCGGCGAGAAGATCCTGATGAAGGCCAACTCGGAAGAGCGCGTGAAGGCCGTCCTGGACGTCTTCCAGTCCAAGCTGATCAAGCGCGGCATCTCACTGAAGTCCCTGGACGAGGGGGAACCCTACGCCTCGGGCAAGGAGTACCGCCTGGAGGCCTCCATCAAGGAAGGTATTGCCCAGGACCTGGCCAAGAAGATCAACAAGCTCATCCGCGACGAAGGGCCCAAGTCGGTCAAGTCGCAGATCCAGGGCGACGAACTGCGCGTGTCCTCCAAGTCCCGCGACGACCTGCAGGCCACCATGGCCCTGCTGAAGGACTTCGAGGAAGCCGACCTGCAGTTTGTGAACTTCCGCAGCTAG
- the htpX gene encoding zinc metalloprotease HtpX yields MHNHHNGLKTAALFGVLWAVLLGLGGLIGVGTRSSAPIWIMALVGVGTTFYGYWNSDKIAIRSMQAFPVTEAQAPQLYQIVRELSTRANQPMPRIYVSPTMNPNAFATGRNPQNAAVCCTEGILQLLNARELRGVLGHELMHAYNRDILTSSVAAAVAGVITSVGQMLLFFGGGDRRNANPLAMIAMALLAPFAASLIQMAISRTREYDADEDGSQLTGDPLALASALAKIERGVGIAPLPQDQRLVNASHLMIANPFRGGAMNKLFATHPPMRDRIARLERMAGRQL; encoded by the coding sequence GTGCACAACCATCACAATGGCCTGAAGACCGCGGCACTGTTCGGCGTGCTGTGGGCGGTGCTGTTGGGCCTGGGCGGACTGATCGGTGTAGGGACCCGCAGTTCGGCGCCCATCTGGATCATGGCCCTGGTCGGCGTCGGCACCACGTTCTACGGGTACTGGAACAGCGACAAGATCGCCATCCGCTCCATGCAGGCCTTCCCGGTGACCGAAGCCCAGGCGCCGCAGCTGTACCAGATTGTCCGCGAGCTCTCCACGCGTGCCAACCAGCCCATGCCGCGGATCTACGTCTCGCCCACCATGAACCCCAACGCCTTCGCCACCGGACGCAACCCGCAGAATGCCGCCGTTTGCTGCACCGAGGGCATCCTTCAGCTCCTCAATGCCCGCGAACTCCGCGGCGTCCTGGGCCACGAGCTGATGCACGCGTATAACCGCGACATCCTCACCTCGTCCGTGGCCGCAGCCGTCGCCGGCGTCATCACGTCGGTGGGGCAGATGCTCCTGTTCTTCGGCGGCGGTGACCGGCGCAACGCCAACCCGCTGGCCATGATCGCCATGGCACTGCTGGCGCCCTTTGCTGCCTCGCTGATCCAGATGGCCATCTCGCGAACCAGGGAGTACGACGCCGACGAGGACGGTTCACAGCTCACGGGGGATCCGCTGGCGCTCGCCTCAGCCCTGGCCAAGATTGAGCGCGGCGTCGGCATTGCCCCGCTGCCGCAGGACCAGCGGCTGGTCAACGCCTCGCACCTGATGATCGCCAACCCCTTCCGCGGCGGCGCCATGAACAAGCTGTTCGCCACCCACCCGCCCATGCGGGACCGGATTGCCCGGCTGGAGCGGATGGCGGGCCGCCAGCTGTAG
- a CDS encoding MFS transporter: protein MGKLLADVTPLRESPAFRRLWLGSAVSAVGSQLTLVAVSLEVYRLTQDSFYVGLLGMFALVPLVFGGLMGGSIADAHDRRRIALLATTVLWLTTGLIALQAWVQLGNVWVLYLLVALQSGAQAINQPARSAIIPMLIRKELLPAANALSMLSLGLAMTAGPLLAGVLVAWLGFGWTYTIDFASFAFVLWAVYRLPPMPPAGTRSKVGIRSVIEGFRFLGTRPNLRMTFIIDLVAMILAQPRALLPAVAALMIGGGEATVGILLACTAVGAFLAGLFSGPLGSVRRQGTAVVISVMGWGASIGAFGLVVLLAGPAPDGAVTLWLLPAAACCALAGIADSISSVFRNTILQAAAPDHLRGRLQGVFIVVVAGGPRIGDLLAGGATKLLNEGWVLLVGGVLCIAGAWLAAKLQPGFRKYDARNPVP from the coding sequence GTGGGGAAATTACTTGCCGATGTCACGCCGCTCAGGGAAAGCCCCGCATTCCGCCGGCTGTGGCTGGGATCGGCAGTGTCCGCCGTCGGCAGCCAACTCACCCTGGTGGCCGTAAGCCTGGAGGTATACCGCCTGACGCAGGACAGCTTCTATGTGGGCCTCCTCGGCATGTTCGCGCTGGTTCCCCTGGTTTTCGGTGGACTCATGGGCGGCTCCATTGCCGACGCCCACGACCGCAGGCGCATTGCCCTGCTGGCCACCACCGTGCTCTGGCTGACCACCGGCCTGATCGCGCTGCAGGCCTGGGTGCAGCTGGGCAACGTGTGGGTCCTGTACCTGCTGGTGGCGCTGCAAAGCGGGGCCCAGGCCATCAACCAGCCGGCGCGGAGCGCCATCATCCCCATGCTCATCCGCAAGGAACTCCTGCCGGCCGCCAACGCCCTGAGCATGCTGTCGCTTGGCCTTGCCATGACCGCCGGGCCGCTGCTGGCCGGTGTCCTGGTGGCGTGGCTGGGGTTCGGCTGGACCTACACCATCGACTTCGCCAGCTTCGCGTTCGTCCTGTGGGCTGTCTACCGGCTGCCGCCGATGCCGCCGGCAGGTACCCGCAGCAAAGTAGGAATCCGTTCCGTGATTGAAGGATTCCGCTTCCTGGGAACGCGGCCCAACCTCCGGATGACCTTCATCATCGACCTCGTGGCCATGATCCTTGCCCAGCCGCGGGCCCTCCTGCCCGCCGTTGCCGCCCTTATGATCGGCGGCGGCGAGGCCACCGTGGGCATCCTGCTGGCCTGCACCGCCGTCGGGGCCTTCCTGGCGGGCCTGTTCTCCGGCCCGCTGGGCAGCGTGCGCCGCCAGGGGACCGCCGTCGTCATCTCCGTGATGGGGTGGGGCGCGTCCATCGGCGCGTTCGGGCTGGTGGTGCTCCTCGCGGGGCCGGCGCCGGACGGTGCGGTGACCCTGTGGCTGCTGCCCGCGGCCGCCTGCTGCGCCCTGGCCGGGATCGCCGACTCCATCAGCAGCGTCTTCCGCAACACCATCCTCCAGGCCGCGGCGCCCGACCACCTGCGCGGACGCCTTCAGGGCGTGTTCATTGTGGTGGTGGCCGGCGGGCCGCGGATCGGGGACCTGCTGGCCGGCGGCGCGACTAAGCTTTTGAATGAGGGCTGGGTCCTGCTGGTTGGCGGTGTGCTGTGCATCGCGGGGGCGTGGCTGGCGGCAAAACTGCAGCCCGGCTTCCGGAAGTACGATGCCCGGAACCCGGTGCCCTAG
- a CDS encoding Fur family transcriptional regulator yields MTEHFDGQDAWAAALRAHGRRVTKQRLAVLAAVERHPHSPAESILAAARTELPELTAQSVYVVLGDLTDLHMLRRFEPPHSPALYETRVGDNHHHAICISCGRVEDVDCAVGHAPCLTPHWNPDAKPMTIQIADVMYQGICQECQQAQQLPPHSPSQEKEK; encoded by the coding sequence ATGACGGAGCACTTTGACGGCCAGGACGCGTGGGCTGCAGCCCTGCGCGCCCACGGACGCAGGGTGACCAAGCAGCGGCTGGCTGTACTCGCCGCCGTCGAACGCCACCCCCATTCCCCTGCCGAAAGCATCCTTGCCGCCGCCCGGACCGAGCTGCCGGAACTCACGGCCCAGTCCGTCTACGTGGTCCTCGGCGACCTGACGGACCTGCACATGCTGCGCCGGTTCGAGCCGCCGCACTCCCCCGCCCTGTATGAGACGCGCGTGGGCGACAACCACCACCACGCCATCTGCATCAGCTGCGGCCGCGTGGAGGATGTGGACTGCGCCGTCGGCCATGCCCCCTGCCTGACGCCGCACTGGAACCCGGACGCCAAGCCGATGACCATCCAGATCGCGGACGTCATGTACCAGGGCATCTGCCAGGAATGCCAGCAGGCCCAACAGCTTCCTCCCCACAGTCCCTCGCAAGAAAAAGAGAAATAG
- a CDS encoding catalase has protein sequence MTAVSTTQSGAPVTSDAHSKSVGADGAIILTDHYLVEKLAQFNRERVPERVVHAKGGGAFGTFKTTEDISKYTKAAFLQPGVETEMLIRFSSVAGENGSPDTWRDPRGFAVKFYTTEGNYDLVGNNTPVFFIRDGIKFPDFIHSQKRLPGTHLRDADMQWDFWTLSPESAHQVTWLMGDRGLPASWREMQGYGSHTYQWINAEGERFWVKYHFKSNQGVNSMSSEQAEQLAGSDADFYIRDLSENIAAGNFPSWDLHVQVMPYEDAKTYRFNPFDLTKVWPHADYPLIKVGTMELNKNPENYFAQIEQATFAPSNFVPGIAASPDKMLQARIFSYADAHRYRVGTNHAQIPVNQPKNQVNNYSQDGQGRFLFNAPSVPVYAPNSVGGPAAVEPQNPAGGWENDGELTLSAHTLHAEDGDFVQAGTLYREVYDEAAKARFLETISGAVGGVQSPGIKERAIQYWTNVDAELGAKLRANLGTVAAPSAPTSDAESANKIG, from the coding sequence ATGACTGCCGTTTCCACAACCCAGTCAGGTGCGCCGGTTACGTCCGACGCTCACTCGAAGTCAGTTGGTGCCGATGGTGCCATCATCCTGACCGACCACTACCTCGTTGAAAAGCTCGCCCAGTTCAACCGCGAGCGGGTTCCGGAGCGCGTAGTGCACGCCAAGGGCGGCGGCGCATTCGGCACGTTCAAGACCACCGAGGACATCTCCAAGTACACCAAGGCCGCGTTCCTGCAGCCCGGCGTCGAGACCGAGATGCTGATCCGCTTCTCCTCCGTCGCGGGCGAGAACGGTTCCCCGGACACCTGGCGCGACCCCCGCGGTTTCGCCGTAAAGTTCTACACCACCGAGGGCAACTACGACCTCGTGGGCAACAACACCCCCGTCTTCTTCATCCGCGACGGCATCAAGTTCCCGGACTTCATCCACTCCCAGAAGCGCCTCCCGGGCACCCACCTGCGTGACGCCGACATGCAGTGGGACTTCTGGACCCTGTCCCCCGAGTCCGCCCACCAGGTCACCTGGCTCATGGGTGACCGCGGCCTGCCCGCCTCCTGGCGCGAGATGCAGGGCTACGGCTCGCACACGTACCAGTGGATCAACGCCGAGGGCGAGCGCTTCTGGGTCAAGTACCACTTCAAGTCCAACCAGGGCGTGAACTCCATGAGCTCCGAGCAGGCCGAACAGCTCGCCGGCTCGGACGCCGACTTCTACATCCGTGACCTGTCCGAGAACATCGCCGCGGGCAACTTCCCGTCCTGGGACCTGCACGTGCAGGTGATGCCGTACGAGGACGCCAAGACCTACCGCTTCAACCCGTTCGACCTCACCAAGGTGTGGCCGCACGCGGACTACCCGCTGATCAAGGTGGGCACCATGGAGCTGAACAAGAACCCGGAGAACTACTTCGCGCAGATCGAGCAGGCCACCTTTGCGCCGTCGAACTTCGTGCCCGGCATCGCCGCCTCCCCGGACAAGATGCTGCAGGCCCGCATCTTCTCCTACGCGGACGCACACCGCTACCGCGTGGGCACCAACCACGCCCAGATCCCGGTGAACCAGCCCAAGAACCAGGTCAACAACTACAGCCAGGACGGGCAGGGCCGCTTCCTGTTCAACGCCCCCTCGGTTCCGGTCTACGCGCCGAACTCCGTGGGCGGCCCGGCTGCCGTGGAGCCGCAGAACCCGGCCGGCGGCTGGGAGAACGACGGCGAGCTCACCCTCTCCGCGCACACCCTGCACGCCGAGGACGGCGACTTTGTCCAGGCCGGAACGCTGTACCGCGAGGTCTACGACGAGGCCGCCAAGGCCCGCTTCCTGGAGACCATCAGTGGAGCCGTGGGCGGCGTGCAGAGCCCCGGCATCAAGGAACGCGCCATCCAGTACTGGACCAACGTTGACGCAGAGCTCGGTGCCAAGCTGCGCGCCAACCTCGGCACCGTGGCTGCCCCGTCGGCGCCCACCTCGGATGCAGAGTCCGCCAACAAGATCGGCTGA
- a CDS encoding DUF2461 domain-containing protein, which yields MNTFAGIPPEAFRFYAQLEDNNNRDWWLEHKATYDASVKEPLALLLSELEPEFGPAKLFRPNRDIRFSLDKSPYKTAQGAFAARQEGVGFYLQINADGLLIGGGYHSHTPAQLARFRAAADASASGAALQGIVDAVAGAGFAIEGEKLKTVPRGFDKDHPRAELLKHKSLSAGVEVGQPEWVSTPAARDRIAERWRELRPLVEWVGRYAAP from the coding sequence ATGAACACTTTCGCAGGTATTCCCCCGGAAGCCTTCCGCTTCTACGCGCAGCTGGAGGACAACAACAACCGCGACTGGTGGCTGGAACACAAGGCAACGTATGACGCCTCGGTCAAGGAGCCGCTCGCCCTCCTGCTCTCCGAGCTGGAGCCCGAGTTCGGACCTGCCAAGCTCTTCCGACCCAACCGGGACATCCGTTTCTCGTTGGACAAGTCGCCGTACAAGACTGCCCAGGGAGCATTTGCCGCACGCCAGGAAGGCGTGGGTTTCTACCTCCAGATCAACGCAGATGGACTGTTGATAGGCGGCGGCTACCACTCCCACACGCCCGCCCAACTGGCACGGTTCCGCGCCGCCGCCGACGCCTCCGCCAGCGGCGCCGCCCTGCAGGGCATTGTGGATGCCGTGGCAGGGGCCGGCTTTGCCATCGAGGGTGAGAAGCTGAAAACCGTCCCGCGCGGTTTCGACAAGGACCATCCCCGCGCCGAACTGCTCAAGCACAAATCGCTGTCCGCGGGTGTCGAGGTGGGCCAGCCGGAATGGGTGTCAACACCGGCCGCGAGGGACCGGATCGCGGAACGGTGGCGGGAGCTGCGGCCGCTCGTGGAATGGGTTGGCCGGTACGCGGCGCCGTGA